In the Malaya genurostris strain Urasoe2022 chromosome 1, Malgen_1.1, whole genome shotgun sequence genome, one interval contains:
- the LOC131425635 gene encoding uncharacterized protein LOC131425635, which produces MCSKQIRHILELTPQERKEFVDSFDSVICDCDGVLWTVFEPIAGVAEALATLQTHGKTIRYITNNSVRSFDSYATQFQSLGVSLEPSDIIHPALSVVRYLKSVSFEGLIYCIATESFKTVLREAGFVLLDGPSDPVEESFKKIIATVHDRSPVRAVIVDVDFNANYPKLLRAELYLKNDPNCLLIAGATDKLLHAKRDFDLIGPGYFLDILEQATGRKAIVLGKPGVPLAEQVLVLYAVGSPRRVLFVGDMPGQDVAFGSCCGFQKLLVLSGGTSRQEMMQLKDPDCVPDYYADSLADIVRLFQ; this is translated from the exons ATGTGTTCGAAGCAGATCCGACATATACTGGAACTCACGCCCCAAGAACGGAAAGAATTTGTGGATTCTTTCGACTCTGTCATTTGCGATTGTGATg GTGTCCTCTGGACCGTTTTCGAACCCATCGCAGGAGTGGCCGAAGCGCTGGCCACCCTTCAAACGCACGGAAAAACGATTCGCTACATCACGAACAACAGCGTACGATCGTTCGATAGCTATGCCACTCAGTTTCAATCACTTGGAGTATCGTTGGAACCGTCGGATATTATCCATCCGGCCCTTTCGGTGGTTCGGTATCTCAAGTCGGTAAGCTTCGAAGGTCTGATCTACTGCATCGCCACGGAAAGCTTTAAAACGGTTCTCCGTGAGGCAGGATTCGTACTGTTGGATGGACCCAGCGATCCGGTTGAAGAATCTTTCAAAAAGATCATTGCCACCGTCCACGATCGGAGTCCGGTGCGAGCTGTCATCGTGGATGTGGATTTCAATGCAAACTATCCGAAGCTGTTGCGAGCAGAGTTGTACCTTAAAAATGACCCAAACTGTCTGTTGATTGCCGGTGCAACGGATAAATTGCTGCATGCAAAGCGTGACTTCGATCTGATCGGTCCGGGATATTTCCTCGACATACTGGAACAGGCAACCGGCAGGAAAGCGATCGTTTTGGGGAAACCCGGTGTTCCTCTGGCGGAACAGGTTCTGGTCCTGTACGCAGTCGGAAGTCCGCGGCGTGTTTTGTTCGTTGGAGATATGCCCGGCCAGGATGTTGCATTCGGAAGTTGCTGCGGATTCCAAAAGCTTCTCGTCCTGTCGGGTGGAACATCGCGGCAGGAAATGATGCAACTGAAGGATCCGGATTGTGTGCCGGATTACTACGCCGATAGTTTGGCCGATATCGTTCGTCTGTTTCAGTAG